A genomic stretch from Kribbella amoyensis includes:
- the rplF gene encoding 50S ribosomal protein L6, with translation MSRIGKLPISVPSGVDVTIDGQTVTVKGPKGQLSHTVAEPIAVAREEDGTIAVSRPDDQRKSKELHGLSRTLIANLVTGVTDGYEKKLEIVGVGYRVISKGPAQLEFSLGYSHTITVDAPDGITFAVEAPTRFSVQGIDKQSVGEVAANIRKLRKPEPYKGKGVRYAGEQVRRKVGKAGK, from the coding sequence ATGTCTCGCATCGGCAAGCTCCCGATCTCGGTCCCGTCCGGCGTCGACGTCACGATCGACGGCCAGACGGTCACCGTGAAGGGTCCCAAGGGTCAGCTCTCGCACACCGTGGCTGAGCCCATCGCGGTCGCCCGGGAGGAGGACGGCACCATCGCCGTCTCCCGTCCCGACGACCAGCGCAAGAGCAAGGAACTGCACGGCCTGTCCCGCACCCTGATCGCCAACCTGGTGACGGGTGTGACGGACGGCTACGAGAAGAAGCTCGAGATCGTCGGCGTGGGGTACCGCGTCATCTCCAAGGGCCCGGCCCAGCTGGAGTTCTCGCTCGGGTACAGCCACACCATCACGGTGGACGCCCCGGACGGCATCACCTTCGCGGTGGAGGCGCCGACCCGGTTCTCGGTGCAGGGCATCGACAAGCAGTCGGTCGGCGAGGTCGCCGCCAACATCCGCAAGCTGCGCAAGCCCGAGCCGTACAAGGGCAAGGGTGTGCGGTACGCGGGCGAGCAGGTGCGCCGCAAGGTCGGAAAGGCTGGTAAGTAA
- the rpsH gene encoding 30S ribosomal protein S8 — translation MTMTDPIADMLTRLRNANQAYHESTSMPYSKIKQGIADILQQEGYISSYKVEEPKEGAVGKTLVVDLKFGPTRERSIAGVRRISKPGLRVYAKSTNLPKVLGGLGVAIISTSQGLLTDRQAKTKGVGGEVLAYVW, via the coding sequence ATGACGATGACCGACCCGATCGCAGACATGCTGACGCGTCTGCGCAACGCCAACCAGGCGTACCACGAGTCGACCTCGATGCCGTACAGCAAGATCAAGCAGGGCATCGCCGACATCCTCCAGCAGGAGGGCTACATCTCCTCCTACAAGGTGGAGGAGCCCAAGGAGGGCGCCGTCGGCAAGACCCTGGTCGTCGACCTCAAGTTCGGCCCGACCCGGGAGCGCTCCATCGCGGGCGTCCGCCGGATCAGCAAGCCGGGTCTGCGGGTCTACGCGAAGTCCACCAACCTGCCGAAGGTACTCGGTGGCCTCGGCGTCGCGATCATCTCGACGTCCCAGGGGCTGCTCACGGACCGGCAGGCCAAGACCAAGGGCGTGGGCGGGGAAGTACTCGCCTACGTCTGGTGA
- a CDS encoding type Z 30S ribosomal protein S14 yields MAKTALKVKQARKPKFAVRGYTRCQRCGRPKAVFRKFGLCRICLREMAHRGELPGVTKSSW; encoded by the coding sequence GTGGCGAAGACAGCACTCAAGGTCAAGCAGGCCCGGAAGCCCAAGTTCGCGGTCCGCGGCTACACGCGCTGCCAGCGCTGCGGCCGCCCCAAGGCCGTCTTCCGCAAGTTCGGCCTGTGCCGGATCTGCCTGCGTGAGATGGCGCACCGCGGCGAGCTGCCGGGTGTCACCAAGTCCAGCTGGTGA
- the rplE gene encoding 50S ribosomal protein L5, with the protein MTTAVSETKVQPRLKTKYREEIVGKLQEQFQFENVMQVPGLTKIVVNMGVGEAARDSKLIDGAVKDLAAITGQKPQVTKARKSIAQFKLREGMPIGAHVTLRGDRMWEFLDRLLALALPRIRDFRGLSAKQFDGTGNYTFGLTEQVMFHEINQDRIDRVRGMDITVVTTAKNDDEGRALLRALGFPFKEN; encoded by the coding sequence ATGACCACCGCAGTGAGCGAGACCAAGGTCCAGCCGCGGCTGAAGACGAAGTACCGCGAGGAGATCGTCGGCAAGCTGCAGGAGCAGTTCCAGTTCGAGAACGTCATGCAGGTGCCCGGCCTCACCAAGATCGTGGTGAACATGGGCGTCGGCGAGGCGGCGCGCGACTCGAAGCTGATCGATGGCGCGGTCAAGGACCTGGCCGCGATCACCGGCCAGAAGCCGCAGGTGACCAAGGCCCGCAAGTCGATCGCGCAGTTCAAGCTGCGCGAGGGCATGCCGATCGGCGCGCACGTCACGCTGCGCGGGGACCGGATGTGGGAGTTCCTGGACCGGCTGCTGGCGCTCGCGCTGCCCCGGATCCGTGACTTCCGCGGGCTGTCGGCCAAGCAGTTCGACGGCACCGGGAACTACACCTTCGGCCTGACCGAGCAGGTGATGTTCCACGAGATCAACCAGGACCGGATCGACCGGGTCCGCGGCATGGACATCACCGTGGTGACCACCGCCAAGAACGACGACGAGGGCCGGGCCCTGCTGCGGGCGCTCGGCTTCCCGTTCAAGGAGAACTGA
- the rplX gene encoding 50S ribosomal protein L24, with protein sequence MTQKSQRKLHVKKGDHVRVIAGKSKGLEGKIITVLPDEELVIVEGVNRVKKHTKVQQAQRGGTTGGIVTQEAPIHVSNVMLLVEVEKDGKKQKVTTRVGYNRVEVQKRRPDGSTYTGFRSVRIARRTGEEI encoded by the coding sequence ATGACGCAGAAGTCGCAGCGGAAGCTGCACGTGAAGAAGGGCGATCACGTCCGCGTGATCGCCGGCAAGTCCAAGGGCCTCGAGGGCAAGATCATCACGGTCCTGCCGGACGAGGAGCTCGTCATCGTCGAGGGCGTGAACCGGGTCAAGAAGCACACCAAGGTGCAGCAGGCCCAGCGCGGCGGCACCACGGGTGGCATCGTCACCCAGGAAGCCCCGATCCACGTCTCGAACGTGATGCTCCTGGTCGAGGTCGAGAAGGACGGCAAGAAGCAGAAGGTGACCACCCGCGTCGGTTACAACCGCGTCGAGGTGCAGAAGCGCCGTCCCGACGGTTCGACGTACACCGGTTTCCGGAGCGTCCGGATCGCGCGGCGTACCGGCGAGGAGATCTGA
- the rplN gene encoding 50S ribosomal protein L14 codes for MIQQESRLKVADNTGAKEILCIRVLGGSGRRYAGVGDTIVATVKDAIPGGGVKKGDVVKAVVVRTVKERRRPDGSYIRFDENAAVILKADGEPRGTRIFGPVGRELREKRFMKIISLAPEVL; via the coding sequence ATGATCCAGCAGGAGTCGCGACTGAAGGTCGCCGACAACACGGGTGCGAAGGAGATTCTCTGCATCCGTGTGCTCGGTGGCTCCGGTCGGCGCTACGCCGGTGTCGGCGACACGATCGTCGCCACCGTCAAGGACGCGATCCCGGGTGGCGGCGTCAAGAAGGGTGACGTCGTCAAGGCCGTCGTCGTCCGGACCGTGAAGGAGCGCCGGCGTCCGGACGGCTCCTACATCCGGTTCGACGAGAACGCCGCCGTCATCCTCAAGGCCGACGGCGAGCCGCGCGGTACCCGTATCTTCGGGCCGGTCGGCCGGGAGCTGCGCGAGAAGCGCTTCATGAAGATCATCTCGCTCGCGCCGGAGGTGCTCTGA
- the rpsQ gene encoding 30S ribosomal protein S17: MTENAAKDDTVGTTTEARGRRKTREGLVLSDKMDKTVTVEVEDRVKHKLYGKVIRRTSKLKAHDEQNAAGIGDRVLLMETRPLSATKRWRVVEILEKAK, translated from the coding sequence ATGACCGAGAACGCAGCGAAGGACGACACCGTGGGCACGACCACCGAGGCGCGAGGCCGCCGCAAGACCCGTGAGGGTCTGGTGCTGAGCGACAAGATGGACAAGACCGTCACCGTCGAGGTGGAGGACCGGGTCAAGCACAAGCTGTACGGCAAGGTCATCCGGCGCACCAGCAAGCTCAAGGCGCACGACGAGCAGAACGCCGCCGGCATCGGCGACCGCGTCCTCCTGATGGAGACCCGGCCGCTGTCGGCGACCAAGCGCTGGCGCGTCGTGGAGATCCTCGAGAAGGCCAAGTAG
- the rpmC gene encoding 50S ribosomal protein L29: protein MATLTAAELRNLGRDELLTKLGEAKEELFNLRFQAATGQLESHGRLRAVRKDIARIYTVLTERSLGITEDVDAPAASAEVEAEADETADDSEKAGSKA from the coding sequence ATGGCTACCCTGACCGCCGCCGAGCTGCGGAACCTGGGCCGGGACGAGCTGCTGACGAAGCTCGGCGAAGCCAAGGAGGAGCTGTTCAACCTCCGGTTCCAGGCTGCCACGGGTCAGCTGGAGTCCCACGGCCGGCTGCGCGCCGTCCGCAAGGACATCGCCCGCATCTACACGGTGCTGACCGAGCGTTCGCTCGGCATCACCGAGGACGTGGACGCGCCGGCCGCGTCGGCCGAGGTCGAGGCTGAGGCCGACGAGACCGCGGACGACAGCGAGAAGGCCGGGAGCAAGGCATGA
- the rplP gene encoding 50S ribosomal protein L16 — protein MLIPRKVKHRKQHHPKRSGAAKGGTTLAFGDFGIQALESHYVTNRQIESARIAMTRHIKRGGKVWINIYPDRPLTKKPAETRMGSGKGSPEWWIANVKAGRVMFELSGVTEDVAREAMRRAIHKLPMKCRFITREAGEN, from the coding sequence ATGCTCATCCCCCGCAAGGTCAAGCACCGCAAGCAGCACCACCCGAAGCGCTCCGGCGCTGCCAAGGGCGGGACCACGCTGGCCTTCGGTGACTTCGGCATCCAGGCGCTGGAGAGCCACTACGTCACGAACCGGCAGATCGAGTCCGCTCGTATCGCGATGACCCGGCACATCAAGCGTGGCGGCAAGGTGTGGATCAACATCTACCCGGACCGCCCGCTGACCAAGAAGCCGGCCGAGACCCGGATGGGTTCCGGTAAGGGTTCGCCCGAGTGGTGGATCGCCAACGTGAAGGCCGGTCGCGTGATGTTCGAGCTCTCCGGAGTCACCGAGGACGTTGCTCGCGAGGCGATGCGCCGCGCGATTCACAAGTTGCCGATGAAGTGCCGCTTCATCACCCGAGAGGCAGGTGAGAACTGA
- the rpsC gene encoding 30S ribosomal protein S3: MGQKVNPHGFRLGISTDHKSRWYADKLYKDYVGEDVKIRRLLSKGMERAGISRVEIERTRDRVRVDIHTARPGIVIGRRGAEADRIRGSLEELTGKQVQLNILEVKNSEVDAQLVAQGVAEQLSGRVAFRRAMRKAMQTTMRGGALGIRIQCSGRLGGAEMSRSEFYREGRVPLHTLRADIDYGFYEARTTFGRIGVKVWIYKGDVAGTRAEREAQAAARAATQQRRPARRDDRGGRGGDRGGRRDDRGGRGGDRRDNTSNDAAKAAEAPAADKPAETTGTES; this comes from the coding sequence GTGGGCCAGAAGGTAAACCCGCACGGGTTCCGACTCGGCATCAGCACCGACCACAAGAGCCGTTGGTACGCCGACAAGCTGTACAAGGACTACGTGGGCGAGGACGTCAAGATCCGTCGCCTGCTGAGCAAGGGCATGGAGCGCGCCGGCATCTCCCGCGTGGAGATCGAGCGCACCCGTGACCGGGTCCGCGTCGACATCCACACCGCCCGTCCGGGCATCGTCATCGGTCGCCGCGGCGCCGAGGCGGACCGGATCCGGGGCAGCCTCGAGGAGCTCACCGGCAAGCAGGTGCAGCTGAACATCCTCGAGGTGAAGAACTCCGAGGTCGACGCCCAGCTGGTCGCGCAGGGCGTGGCCGAGCAGCTGTCCGGCCGCGTGGCGTTCCGCCGCGCGATGCGCAAGGCGATGCAGACCACCATGCGTGGCGGCGCCCTGGGCATCCGGATCCAGTGCTCCGGCCGGCTCGGTGGCGCCGAGATGTCGCGGTCGGAGTTCTACCGCGAGGGTCGCGTGCCGCTGCACACCCTCCGGGCGGACATCGACTACGGCTTCTACGAGGCCCGGACGACCTTCGGCCGGATCGGCGTGAAGGTCTGGATCTACAAGGGCGACGTCGCCGGCACCCGCGCTGAGCGCGAGGCGCAGGCCGCGGCCCGGGCTGCCACCCAGCAGCGCCGGCCGGCCCGCCGTGACGACCGCGGTGGCCGTGGTGGCGACCGGGGTGGCCGTCGGGACGACCGCGGTGGCCGTGGTGGCGACCGTCGGGACAACACGAGCAACGACGCGGCCAAGGCCGCCGAGGCGCCGGCTGCCGACAAGCCCGCCGAGACGACCGGAACGGAGAGCTGA
- the rplV gene encoding 50S ribosomal protein L22 yields MSVQERRAVSARRESLLGDEPGAFAVARFVRVTPMKARRVVDLVRGMGVDDALATLKFAPQAAAATVYKVVDSAAANAEGTEHLSRTDLVVVKAFVDEGPTLKRHRPRAQGRATRIDKRTSHITVVVGPRVEEEAAPAADAGKGKKAAEKKGRTR; encoded by the coding sequence ATGAGCGTTCAAGAGCGTAGGGCCGTCAGTGCCCGTCGCGAGAGCCTGCTGGGCGACGAGCCCGGGGCCTTCGCGGTCGCGCGCTTCGTCCGCGTGACGCCGATGAAGGCGCGTCGCGTGGTCGACCTGGTGCGCGGCATGGGCGTCGACGACGCACTCGCCACTCTGAAGTTCGCCCCGCAGGCCGCTGCCGCGACCGTGTACAAGGTCGTCGACAGCGCCGCGGCGAACGCCGAGGGCACCGAGCACCTGAGCCGGACCGACCTGGTCGTGGTGAAGGCCTTCGTGGACGAGGGGCCGACGCTGAAGCGTCACCGTCCCCGCGCCCAGGGCCGCGCCACCAGGATCGACAAGCGGACGAGCCACATCACCGTGGTCGTCGGCCCGCGGGTCGAGGAGGAGGCGGCTCCGGCCGCCGACGCCGGCAAGGGCAAGAAGGCCGCTGAGAAGAAGGGCAGGACCCGCTAG
- the rpsS gene encoding 30S ribosomal protein S19, translating to MPRSLKKGPFVDHHLMKKVEVQNEKGTKNVIKTWSRRSMIVPDMIGHTLAVHDGRKHVPVFVTDAMVGHKLGEFAPTRTFKGHEKDDRKSRRR from the coding sequence ATGCCACGCAGCCTCAAGAAGGGCCCGTTCGTCGACCACCACCTGATGAAGAAGGTGGAGGTGCAGAACGAAAAGGGCACCAAGAACGTCATCAAGACCTGGTCCCGCCGATCGATGATCGTGCCGGACATGATCGGCCACACGCTCGCGGTGCACGACGGCCGCAAGCACGTGCCGGTGTTCGTGACGGACGCGATGGTCGGGCACAAGCTCGGCGAGTTCGCACCGACCCGCACGTTCAAGGGCCACGAGAAGGACGACCGCAAGTCACGGCGTCGCTGA
- the rplB gene encoding 50S ribosomal protein L2, with amino-acid sequence MGIRKYKPTTPGRRGSSVADFVELTRSTPEKSLLRPLPKKGGRNNSGKITTRHHGGGHKRAYRLIDFKRYDKDGVPAKVAEIEYDPNRTARIALLHYVDGEKRYILAPSNLKQGTVVENGPAADIKVGNNLPLRNIPVGSTIHAVELRPGGGAKMGRSAGASIQLVAKEGRMATLRMPSGEVRMVDVRCRATLGEVGNGEQSNINWGKAGRMRWKGKRPTVRGVAMNPVDHPHGGGEGKTSGGRHPVSPWGQPEGRTRTRKESDRMIVRRRKAGKKR; translated from the coding sequence ATGGGTATCCGCAAATACAAGCCGACGACGCCGGGCCGCCGTGGCTCGAGCGTGGCCGACTTCGTCGAGCTCACCCGTTCGACCCCCGAGAAGTCCCTGCTCCGTCCGCTGCCCAAGAAGGGCGGCCGGAACAACTCCGGCAAGATCACCACCCGGCACCACGGTGGCGGTCACAAGCGGGCGTACCGGCTGATCGACTTCAAGCGGTACGACAAGGACGGCGTGCCGGCGAAGGTCGCCGAGATCGAGTACGACCCGAACCGCACCGCGCGGATCGCACTGCTGCACTACGTCGACGGCGAGAAGCGCTACATCCTCGCCCCGTCGAACCTGAAGCAGGGCACGGTCGTCGAGAACGGTCCGGCCGCCGACATCAAGGTCGGCAACAACCTGCCGCTGCGCAACATCCCGGTCGGTTCCACCATCCACGCGGTCGAGCTGCGGCCGGGCGGTGGCGCCAAGATGGGCCGCTCCGCCGGTGCCAGCATCCAGCTGGTCGCGAAGGAAGGCCGGATGGCCACCCTGCGGATGCCGTCGGGCGAGGTCCGGATGGTCGACGTGCGCTGCCGCGCCACCCTCGGTGAGGTCGGCAACGGCGAGCAGTCGAACATCAACTGGGGCAAGGCCGGCCGGATGCGCTGGAAGGGCAAGCGCCCGACCGTCCGCGGTGTCGCGATGAACCCGGTCGACCACCCGCACGGTGGTGGTGAGGGCAAGACCTCGGGTGGACGCCACCCGGTGTCCCCGTGGGGCCAGCCGGAAGGCCGGACCCGCACCCGCAAGGAGAGCGACCGCATGATCGTCCGGCGCCGCAAGGCCGGCAAGAAGCGCTGA
- the rplW gene encoding 50S ribosomal protein L23, translating to MSHGVNKDPRDVLLRPVVSEKSYGLLDEQKYTFEVAPDANKTEIKLAVEKVFKVKVKDVNTINRKGKRRRTRTGWGKRPDTKRAIVSLSGDDRIDIFGGQS from the coding sequence ATGAGCCACGGAGTCAACAAGGACCCGCGGGACGTGCTGCTCCGGCCGGTCGTGAGCGAGAAGAGCTACGGCCTGCTGGACGAGCAGAAGTACACGTTCGAGGTCGCCCCGGACGCCAACAAGACCGAGATCAAGCTCGCGGTCGAGAAGGTGTTCAAGGTGAAGGTCAAGGACGTCAACACGATCAACCGCAAGGGCAAGCGCCGCCGGACCCGTACCGGCTGGGGCAAGCGCCCGGACACCAAGCGAGCGATCGTCAGCCTGTCCGGCGACGACCGCATCGACATCTTCGGAGGCCAGTCGTAA
- the rplD gene encoding 50S ribosomal protein L4: MSTVDVVVVKGDKVSKKGSAELPAELFDVQVNVPLIHQVVVAQLAAARQGTHKAKTRGEVSGGGAKPYRQKGTGRARQGSTRAPQFAGGGVVHGPTPRSYAQRTPKKMIAAALRGALSDRARDGRVHVVESFVDGDKPSTKAALKVLAELTEHVKVLVALERGDELTWLSLRNVPTVHLIAVDQLNAYDVLCNDAIVFTKGALDTFVAGAPKGKSVKAVATSTEAEEVEA, encoded by the coding sequence GTGAGCACCGTCGACGTCGTCGTCGTGAAGGGCGACAAGGTCAGCAAGAAGGGCTCTGCCGAGCTCCCCGCCGAGCTGTTCGACGTTCAGGTCAACGTCCCGCTGATCCACCAGGTCGTGGTGGCCCAGCTGGCCGCGGCCCGTCAGGGTACGCACAAGGCGAAGACCCGGGGCGAGGTCTCCGGCGGTGGCGCCAAGCCGTACCGCCAGAAGGGCACCGGCCGTGCGCGCCAGGGTTCGACCCGCGCGCCGCAGTTCGCCGGTGGTGGCGTCGTCCACGGCCCCACGCCGCGCAGCTACGCGCAGCGGACCCCGAAGAAGATGATCGCCGCCGCGCTCCGCGGTGCGCTGTCCGACCGGGCCCGCGACGGCCGCGTGCACGTGGTCGAGAGCTTCGTGGACGGCGACAAGCCCTCCACCAAGGCGGCCCTCAAGGTGCTGGCCGAGCTCACCGAGCACGTCAAGGTGCTGGTCGCCCTCGAGCGCGGGGACGAGCTCACCTGGCTGAGCCTGCGCAACGTGCCGACCGTGCACCTGATCGCCGTCGACCAGCTGAACGCGTACGACGTGCTCTGCAACGACGCGATCGTCTTCACCAAGGGCGCGCTGGACACGTTCGTCGCGGGCGCGCCGAAGGGCAAGTCCGTCAAGGCCGTCGCCACGTCGACTGAGGCTGAGGAGGTAGAGGCATGA
- the rplC gene encoding 50S ribosomal protein L3 — protein MSIQKNTRGLLGTKLGMTQTWDENNRVVPVTVIQAGPCVVTEVRTSASHGYDGVQIAYGDIDPRKVTKPMRGHFDKAGVTPRRHLLELRTADASEYTLGQEIKAEAFEAGETVDVSATSKGKGFAGVMKRHGFGGLKASHGVHKKHRSPGSIGGCATPGRVFKGLRMAGRMGNEQVTTQNISVHAIDSERGLILLKGAVPGPKGGLVLIRNAAKGASK, from the coding sequence ATGAGCATTCAGAAGAACACGCGTGGTCTGCTGGGCACCAAGCTCGGTATGACCCAGACCTGGGACGAGAACAACCGAGTCGTCCCCGTCACCGTGATCCAGGCCGGTCCGTGCGTGGTGACCGAGGTGCGTACCTCGGCGAGCCACGGCTACGACGGCGTGCAGATTGCCTACGGCGACATCGACCCGCGCAAGGTGACCAAGCCCATGCGCGGCCACTTCGACAAGGCCGGCGTGACGCCGCGGCGCCACCTACTGGAGCTGCGCACCGCCGACGCCAGTGAGTACACGCTGGGCCAGGAGATCAAGGCCGAGGCGTTCGAAGCGGGCGAGACCGTCGATGTCTCCGCCACCAGCAAGGGCAAGGGCTTCGCCGGTGTGATGAAGCGCCACGGCTTCGGCGGCCTGAAGGCCTCCCACGGTGTGCACAAGAAGCACCGTTCGCCGGGCTCCATCGGCGGCTGCGCCACCCCCGGCCGGGTCTTCAAGGGCCTGCGGATGGCGGGCCGGATGGGCAACGAGCAGGTCACCACGCAGAACATCAGCGTTCACGCGATCGACTCCGAGCGCGGCCTGATTCTGCTCAAGGGTGCGGTTCCCGGTCCGAAGGGCGGCCTCGTGCTGATCCGCAACGCCGCGAAGGGAGCGAGCAAGTGA
- the rpsJ gene encoding 30S ribosomal protein S10: MAGQKIRIRLKAYDHEVIDSSARKIVDTVTRTGAKVAGPVPLPTEKNVFCVIRSPHKYKDSREHFEMRTHKRLIDIIDPTPKTVDSLMRLDLPAGVDIEIKL, translated from the coding sequence ATGGCGGGACAAAAGATCCGCATCCGGCTGAAGGCCTACGACCACGAGGTCATCGACAGCTCGGCGCGCAAGATTGTCGACACGGTGACGCGTACTGGTGCGAAGGTTGCTGGCCCGGTGCCGTTGCCGACGGAAAAGAACGTGTTCTGCGTCATCCGCTCGCCGCACAAGTACAAGGACAGCCGCGAGCACTTCGAGATGCGCACCCACAAGCGGCTCATCGACATCATCGACCCCACGCCGAAGACCGTCGACTCGCTGATGCGTCTCGACCTGCCGGCCGGTGTCGACATCGAGATCAAGCTCTGA
- the tuf gene encoding elongation factor Tu yields the protein MAKAKFERTKPHVNIGTIGHIDHGKTTLTAAITKVLHDKYPDLNEASAFDQIDKAPEERQRGITISIAHVEYQTEARHYAHVDCPGHADYIKNMITGAAQMDGAILVVAATDGPMPQTREHVLLARQVGVPAMVVALNKCDMVDDEEILELVELEVRELLSEQEFDGDNAPIVRVAAHPALQGDAKWGESILELMNAVDSYIPQPEREIDKPFLMPVEDVFTITGRGTVITGRIERGVVKVNETVDIVGIRPEKQTTTVTGIEMFRKLLDEGQAGENVGLLLRGTKREDVERGMVVIKPGTTTPHTNFEASVYILSKEEGGRHTPFFQNYRPQFYFRTTDVTGVVQLPEGTEMVMPGDNTDMSVELIQPIAMEDGLKFAIREGGRTVGAGRVTKILK from the coding sequence GTGGCGAAGGCGAAGTTCGAGCGGACTAAGCCGCACGTCAACATCGGCACCATCGGTCACATCGACCACGGTAAGACCACTCTTACCGCGGCGATCACCAAGGTGCTGCACGACAAGTACCCGGACCTGAACGAGGCTTCGGCCTTCGATCAGATCGACAAGGCGCCGGAAGAGCGCCAGCGCGGTATCACCATCTCGATCGCGCACGTCGAGTACCAGACCGAGGCCCGGCACTACGCCCACGTCGACTGCCCGGGTCACGCGGACTACATCAAGAACATGATCACCGGTGCGGCCCAGATGGACGGTGCGATCCTGGTCGTCGCCGCCACCGACGGCCCGATGCCGCAGACGCGTGAGCACGTGCTGCTCGCCCGTCAGGTCGGCGTGCCGGCCATGGTCGTTGCCCTGAACAAGTGCGACATGGTCGACGACGAGGAGATCCTGGAGCTCGTCGAGCTCGAGGTCCGCGAGCTGCTCTCGGAGCAGGAGTTCGACGGCGACAACGCGCCGATCGTCCGCGTCGCCGCTCACCCGGCGCTGCAGGGCGACGCCAAGTGGGGCGAGTCGATCCTCGAGCTGATGAACGCGGTCGACTCCTACATCCCGCAGCCGGAGCGCGAGATCGACAAGCCGTTCCTGATGCCGGTGGAGGACGTCTTCACCATCACGGGTCGCGGTACGGTCATCACCGGCCGGATCGAGCGCGGTGTCGTCAAGGTCAACGAGACCGTCGACATCGTCGGCATCCGTCCGGAGAAGCAGACCACCACGGTCACCGGTATCGAGATGTTCCGCAAGCTGCTCGACGAGGGCCAGGCCGGTGAGAACGTCGGTCTGCTCCTGCGTGGCACCAAGCGCGAGGACGTCGAGCGCGGCATGGTCGTCATCAAGCCGGGCACCACGACGCCGCACACGAACTTCGAGGCGTCGGTCTACATCCTGTCCAAGGAGGAGGGCGGCCGTCACACGCCGTTCTTCCAGAACTACCGGCCCCAGTTCTACTTCCGTACCACGGACGTGACCGGTGTCGTGCAGCTCCCCGAGGGCACCGAGATGGTCATGCCGGGCGACAACACCGACATGTCGGTCGAGCTGATCCAGCCGATCGCCATGGAGGACGGCCTGAAGTTCGCGATCCGCGAAGGTGGCCGTACCGTCGGCGCCGGCCGGGTCACCAAGATCCTCAAGTGA